The DNA window GGTTCGATTCCGCTGGGTCCGCGGGCATGTGGGCAATCACTTCAACGAGGCAGCGGATGCCCTCGCGGGCGAGGCTGCACGGGCTATTGCAGCGGGCGCGCCGTCGACCCAGCAGGCGAAGCCGGTCGACCGGCCTGCACCTACCAAGCCTGCATCAACCCAGCCTGCATCAACCCCGCCTGCGCCCGCTGACGAGGTTGCAACTCTCTTCTGAAGCGGGTCCGGGCAGAGGGGCTTCGCCGGGTCAGGCTCGGGGTGTGAGCCTCGTGTTCGGAAGCTCAGGCGCAGGTAGCCGAAAGTCTTTTGTGCCGTCTTTGCTCACGTACCCCTCGACCCTCCCGAACTGACCGCCGTCTGCGTGACTGCTGCCCGACTGCCAGGCTGCGCGGTAGGCCTCGATGTCCTCGTGTTCGCGCCCCATGAAGTTCCACCACATGATCACTTGTTCGCCGAAGGGCGGGCCGCCGAGCAACAGCACTCGGGCCTCGTCGGGACCGGAATTGCGGAGTGCGAGGGACGTTGAGCCTGGCGGGATGTATCCCAGTTCTGCTCGCTCGAGCGTGCTGTTCTCGACGTCGACGGTTCCTGTGTCGACGATGATTCCGTGCTCGAAGGTCTCGTCGACTGCCAGTTCCAGGCTCGCCCCGGCGTCGACGACGATCTCGGCACCCAGCAGTGGCGTGAAGGTGCTGACCGACGAGGTATCACCGGCGAGGGACCCGAGAAACACCCGCACTGTTGCGCCGTCGATCGACACCGGCTCGGGTACGTAGTGCTGAAAGTCGGGTGCGGTGAATCGTGCCGAACCCGGAAGTGCGACCCAGAGCTGCATGCCGTGCAGGATGCGGGTGTTCGGCATCGAGACCTCGGAGTGCGATATCCCGCGTCCGGCTGTCATGAGGTTGAGCTCGCCGGGCAGCACGGATGCATGTGAGCCGATGCTGTCGCGGTGCTCGATCTCGCCGGAGAACAGCCAGCTCACCGTCTGGAGCCCGGTGTGCGGGTGCGGTGGGACGTCCATGCCGCCCGACTGCGATACGTCGTCGGGACCGTAGTGATCGGCGAAGCACCATGCGCCGATCAATGTCCGCTGCTTGGTCGGCAGCGTGCGTCGGACGTTCATTGCGCGAGGTCCGCCGAGAGGAACCTCGCGAGGGGTGATGACTTCCACGGTCATGAGAACTCCTGTCGAGAAATTGCCGGCTGAGCGAGTCGTAGCTTTGTGCACAGAGCCTCGAGCGTCGTCAGTTCGTCGTCGGAGAGTGCGTCGCCGACGTAGCGCCGGATCCGGGCGGCGTGTCTGCGCCCGATCTCGCGCTGCACGGCGAGTCCTGCGTCGGTCAGGGCCACGATGGTGCCGCGCTTGTCGCTCGGATCGGGTTCGCGGGTGAGGTAGCCGAGTTTGTCGAGTCGTTCGCACATCCTGCTCAGCGATGGTTGGCTGAGCAGGATCTCGTCGTTGAGGTCATGTAGTCGAAGCTTGTGAGTCGGGCATTTGCTGAGCGTGAAGAGGACGTCGTATTCACGCACGCTGATCGGGCCCCAGATGTCGTCGGCGGTGAACCGACGCATCAGTGACACCTGGGATCGGAACAGCGACTCCCAGGCGTCGACGGCGAGCTCGGTACTAGACGGCAACGGTTGTCTCCTTCTCCGCCAGCATGCTCGCGTGAGTCGGCGGATTCTCCGGAACGCCCTGAGGACGTCGAGCTGCGAATTCCTTGCGTAGTACCGGGACGACCTCTCCGCCTAGAAGATCCAGCTGCTCGAGCACCGACTTCAGCGGCAACCCAGCGTGGTCGATCAGGAAGAGTTGCCGCTGGTAGTCGCCGAAGAAGTCGGCGAACGTCAGGGTCTTCTCGAGGACCTGCTGAGGTGAACCGACGGTCAACGGAGTCTGCTCGGTGAAGTCCTCCATCGTCGGACCGTGTCCGTAGACGGGTGCGTTGTCGAAGTACGGCCGGAATTCGTTCACGGCATCCTGGCTGTTCTTGCGCATGAATACCTGGCCGCCGAGGCCGACGATGGCCTGATCTGCGCGGCCGTGTCCGTAGTGCTCGTACCGCTCGCGATAGAGGTTGATGAGCGCGATGTAGTGCTCTTTCGGCCAGAAGATGTTGTTCGCGAAGAATCCATCACCGTGGTAGGCAGCGATTTCTGCGATCTCGGGGCTGCGGATCGAGCCGTGCCACACGAACGGCGGGATGTCGTCCAGTGGCCGCGGTGTGGAGGTGAAGCTATCGAGAGGAGTCCGGAAGTTGCCCTTCCAGGTCACGACGTTCTCGGTCCACAGGCGTCGGAGAAGTTGGTAGTTCTCGAGGGCCAGCGGTATGCCCTGCCGGATGTCCTGGCCGAACCATGGGTACACCGGCGCGGTGTTGCCACGGCCCATGATCAAGTCGACGCGCCCGTCGGACAGGTGTTGCAGCATCGCGTAGTCCTCGGCGATCTTCACCGGATCGTTGGTGGTGATCAGCGTCGTGGACGTGGACAGGATCAGCTTCTCGGTCTGCGCGGCGATGTAGCCGAGCATCGTGGTCGGCGATGAGGGAACGAACGGTGGGTTGTGGTGTTCACCGGTGGCAAAGACGTCCAGGCCGACCTCTTCGGCGTGCTTGGCGATGGTGACCATCGACTTGATGCGCTCATGCTCGGTGGGTGCTCGACCTGTCGTGGGATCGACCGTGACATCGCCGACGCTGAAGATTCCGAATTGCAAGGTCTGCTCCCTACCTGAAGTTCATGCGTATGCATTGACTTCTAGCTCAACTCCGAGAGTCGGCAAACTATTTCCTTCGCCTCCCGTTTACAACGCCACCGTTCGTTCACAACCGTCGTTTGCGTTGTAAACGAATGGTGGGTGTGTAAACCGGGCCGCAGGCTTCAGCTGGTCACCAGTGATGCCGTACCCGACAGTGTCCGCACGTCGTAGGACTCGAGAGCGCCGTGGACGTAGCGATCGCCCGCAACGTTCCCGCGGGTGGTGAACAGGACCGCGTACCCGCCGAAAGAGACCGGCTCGTTCTCGATGTTCACGCGAGGGACAACCACCAGGAGGTGCGTCGAACTGTCGTCGTTGCTCTTCTCGGTGATTGCCCGTATCTCGTATCCAAGGTCCGACCGCGTGACTGCGGTCGACTCGAACGTGGCCCCACTCAGAACGATCTGCGCGACGAGCACTCCCGCGACCGATGCCGAATCGAGTGAACCGGAGATGTCGTCGCCGTCGAATACCCAGTGGTTCGC is part of the Rhodococcus sovatensis genome and encodes:
- a CDS encoding pirin family protein; translation: MTVEVITPREVPLGGPRAMNVRRTLPTKQRTLIGAWCFADHYGPDDVSQSGGMDVPPHPHTGLQTVSWLFSGEIEHRDSIGSHASVLPGELNLMTAGRGISHSEVSMPNTRILHGMQLWVALPGSARFTAPDFQHYVPEPVSIDGATVRVFLGSLAGDTSSVSTFTPLLGAEIVVDAGASLELAVDETFEHGIIVDTGTVDVENSTLERAELGYIPPGSTSLALRNSGPDEARVLLLGGPPFGEQVIMWWNFMGREHEDIEAYRAAWQSGSSHADGGQFGRVEGYVSKDGTKDFRLPAPELPNTRLTPRA
- a CDS encoding MarR family winged helix-turn-helix transcriptional regulator, with protein sequence MSLMRRFTADDIWGPISVREYDVLFTLSKCPTHKLRLHDLNDEILLSQPSLSRMCERLDKLGYLTREPDPSDKRGTIVALTDAGLAVQREIGRRHAARIRRYVGDALSDDELTTLEALCTKLRLAQPAISRQEFS
- a CDS encoding LLM class flavin-dependent oxidoreductase, producing MQFGIFSVGDVTVDPTTGRAPTEHERIKSMVTIAKHAEEVGLDVFATGEHHNPPFVPSSPTTMLGYIAAQTEKLILSTSTTLITTNDPVKIAEDYAMLQHLSDGRVDLIMGRGNTAPVYPWFGQDIRQGIPLALENYQLLRRLWTENVVTWKGNFRTPLDSFTSTPRPLDDIPPFVWHGSIRSPEIAEIAAYHGDGFFANNIFWPKEHYIALINLYRERYEHYGHGRADQAIVGLGGQVFMRKNSQDAVNEFRPYFDNAPVYGHGPTMEDFTEQTPLTVGSPQQVLEKTLTFADFFGDYQRQLFLIDHAGLPLKSVLEQLDLLGGEVVPVLRKEFAARRPQGVPENPPTHASMLAEKETTVAV